A genomic stretch from Amycolatopsis sp. 195334CR includes:
- a CDS encoding class I SAM-dependent methyltransferase, producing the protein MDDRPITVAQRNFRRHADELERMGNQERFTYIFESNLWASDSVSGPGSEADQTAGLRAGLPGLLARFEVRTLLDLPCGDFGWLSEVELGVERYIGADIVEDLVARNTARYGRDREFRVLDLTTDDLPMADAVLCRDCLVHLSDDDIRLAIANLRRSGSRYLLTTHFGDTTANTDISTGDWRPLNLCLAPFSFPEPLAVLLEGCTEEGGAYTDKALALWEISSLPG; encoded by the coding sequence ATGGACGACAGGCCGATCACGGTGGCGCAGCGCAACTTCCGCCGGCATGCCGACGAGCTGGAGCGCATGGGCAACCAGGAGCGCTTCACCTACATCTTCGAGTCGAACCTGTGGGCGTCGGACTCGGTGTCGGGGCCCGGTTCCGAAGCCGACCAGACCGCCGGGCTGCGGGCCGGACTGCCCGGGCTGCTGGCCCGGTTCGAGGTGCGGACGCTGCTCGACCTGCCGTGCGGGGACTTCGGCTGGCTGAGCGAGGTCGAGCTGGGCGTCGAGCGGTACATCGGCGCCGACATCGTCGAGGACCTCGTCGCGCGGAACACCGCGCGGTACGGGCGGGATCGGGAATTTCGCGTGCTCGACCTGACCACCGACGACCTGCCCATGGCGGACGCCGTGCTGTGCCGCGACTGCCTGGTCCACCTGAGCGACGACGACATCCGGCTGGCGATCGCCAACCTGCGCCGCAGCGGGTCGCGGTACCTGCTGACCACGCACTTCGGGGACACCACCGCGAACACCGACATCTCCACCGGCGACTGGCGGCCGCTGAACCTGTGCCTGGCGCCGTTCTCGTTCCCGGAACCGCTGGCCGTGCTGCTGGAGGGGTGTACCGAGGAGGGCGGCGCGTACACCGACAAGGCGCTGGCGCTGTGGGAGATCAGCAGCCTGCCGGGTTAG
- the helR gene encoding RNA polymerase recycling motor ATPase HelR, with translation MSNQGYEDELRSEREYIAGLYGRLDAERARVKREYQASLGGNGAGAMERDVSVRALAREVKRLDVVDNGLCFGRLDTVSGEHSYIGRIGLFDEENEYEPVLLDWRAPASRAFYVATAVTPENMRRRRQFHTRGRRVLDFTDEVFGRPGGEERGDAALLAAVNAPRGDGMGDIVATIQAEQDDIIRLDHPGVLVIEGGPGTGKTVVALHRVAYLLYTQRERMERHGVLVVGPNSAFLNHIGRVLPSLGESDVVFMTSGDFVPGLHVTAEDEPEAARLKGSLKMLDVLAAAIADRQRLPEEPLSIPLADITVRIDAATAEWAREEARTSGKPHNEARAVFTEIVTYVLTERAIGRIGKGWLSRSDREAWEDLRADLLKELAESEQFAAALDELWPILTPQTLLGPLYASRERLRAAGADEVLWREDGEAWTTSDTPLLDELVDLLGQDTMAEKAAEQAVRREQQAEAEYAAGVMEVMKLDREEMDEDIMLSAENLLYAEDLADRFVEHDTRDLVERASADREWTYRHVVVDEAQELSEMDWRVLMRRCPSRSFTVVGDLAQRRSAAGARAWGDMLERYVPGRWVYRPLSVNYRTPAEIMAVAGALLAEFAPGVQPPESVRACGVRPWSRRVTEDELAAVVEEFVRDEAGRAGTSVVIGPPGVPGAVPASETKGLEFDAVLVVDPDHILAGPRGAAELYVALTRATQRLGVLHRGPLPSALSGLEPVERSAPVEAVVGVHEFQ, from the coding sequence GTGTCAAATCAGGGGTACGAAGACGAATTGCGGTCCGAGCGCGAGTACATCGCCGGGCTGTACGGGCGCCTCGACGCCGAGCGCGCGCGGGTGAAGCGCGAGTACCAGGCGTCACTGGGCGGGAACGGTGCGGGTGCGATGGAGCGCGACGTCAGCGTGCGCGCGCTCGCCAGGGAGGTGAAACGGCTCGACGTGGTCGACAACGGCCTGTGCTTCGGCCGCTTGGACACCGTTTCGGGTGAACATTCCTACATCGGCCGGATCGGGCTTTTCGACGAGGAGAACGAGTACGAACCGGTGCTGCTCGATTGGCGGGCGCCGGCTTCGCGCGCGTTCTACGTGGCCACCGCCGTGACCCCGGAGAACATGCGCCGCCGACGTCAGTTCCACACGCGAGGGCGCCGGGTCCTCGATTTCACCGACGAGGTCTTCGGCCGCCCCGGCGGGGAGGAGCGGGGTGACGCCGCCCTGCTCGCGGCGGTCAACGCGCCTCGCGGCGACGGCATGGGCGACATCGTCGCGACCATCCAGGCCGAGCAGGACGACATCATCCGCCTCGACCACCCCGGCGTGCTGGTGATCGAGGGCGGACCCGGCACCGGGAAGACCGTGGTGGCCCTGCACCGCGTCGCGTACCTGCTCTACACGCAGCGTGAGCGCATGGAACGCCACGGCGTCCTGGTGGTCGGCCCCAACTCGGCGTTCCTGAACCACATCGGCCGCGTGCTCCCGTCACTGGGCGAGTCCGACGTGGTGTTCATGACCTCGGGCGACTTCGTGCCGGGACTGCACGTCACCGCCGAGGACGAGCCGGAAGCCGCGCGGCTCAAGGGGTCGCTGAAGATGCTGGACGTGCTCGCCGCGGCGATCGCGGACCGGCAGCGGCTGCCCGAGGAGCCGCTGTCGATCCCGCTGGCCGACATCACCGTCCGCATCGACGCGGCGACCGCGGAATGGGCGCGGGAGGAGGCTCGCACCAGCGGCAAACCGCACAACGAGGCCCGCGCGGTGTTCACCGAGATCGTCACCTACGTGCTCACCGAACGCGCGATCGGCCGGATCGGCAAGGGCTGGCTGTCCCGATCGGACCGGGAGGCCTGGGAGGACCTGCGCGCGGACCTGCTCAAGGAACTCGCCGAGAGCGAGCAGTTCGCCGCCGCGCTCGACGAGCTCTGGCCGATCCTGACCCCGCAGACGCTGCTCGGTCCGCTGTACGCGTCACGTGAGCGGTTGCGAGCGGCCGGTGCCGACGAGGTGCTGTGGCGGGAGGACGGCGAGGCCTGGACCACTTCGGACACCCCGCTGCTCGACGAACTGGTCGACCTGCTCGGCCAAGACACGATGGCGGAGAAGGCCGCGGAGCAGGCGGTCCGGCGGGAGCAGCAGGCCGAGGCGGAGTACGCCGCCGGGGTGATGGAGGTGATGAAGCTGGACCGGGAGGAGATGGACGAGGACATCATGCTCTCGGCCGAGAACCTGCTCTACGCCGAGGACCTGGCGGACCGCTTCGTCGAGCACGACACCCGCGACCTGGTCGAACGCGCTTCGGCGGACCGCGAGTGGACCTACCGCCACGTGGTCGTCGACGAGGCCCAGGAACTGTCCGAAATGGACTGGCGGGTGCTGATGCGGCGGTGCCCCAGCCGGTCGTTCACCGTGGTGGGCGACCTCGCCCAGCGCCGGTCGGCGGCCGGGGCGCGGGCCTGGGGCGACATGCTGGAGCGGTACGTGCCCGGGCGCTGGGTGTACCGGCCATTGTCGGTGAACTACCGGACCCCGGCGGAGATCATGGCGGTGGCCGGGGCACTGCTCGCCGAGTTCGCACCAGGGGTCCAACCGCCGGAGTCGGTGCGCGCGTGCGGGGTCCGGCCGTGGTCGAGGCGGGTCACCGAGGACGAACTCGCCGCGGTGGTCGAGGAGTTCGTCCGGGACGAGGCCGGTCGTGCGGGCACCAGCGTGGTGATCGGGCCGCCGGGCGTGCCGGGTGCGGTGCCGGCCTCGGAAACCAAGGGCCTGGAGTTCGACGCGGTCCTGGTGGTCGACCCGGACCACATCCTCGCCGGTCCGCGGGGGGCCGCCGAGCTGTACGTGGCGCTGACCAGGGCCACGCAACGCCTCGGCGTGCTGCACCGGGGCCCGCTGCCGTCGGCGCTG
- a CDS encoding TetR/AcrR family transcriptional regulator has product MSRSEPDGLAARKRRATNARIAASAARLAGEHGVAGTTVDRIAADAEVARATFFRYYETKESAIAEGITCPWLTMVTDAIARQPSHLPAKAALVAAFAELAHEFPAHRDEIWELARLTRSSPTLNAWTMQTYHRYEHAIAGLLAPRFPDGDPRPRLLAVLAMGAIRICLNDWVSEGGSLPHLISRTLDAITVE; this is encoded by the coding sequence ATGTCTCGCAGTGAACCCGACGGGCTCGCCGCCCGCAAGAGGCGGGCGACGAACGCCCGCATCGCCGCCTCCGCGGCGCGGCTCGCCGGCGAGCACGGGGTCGCGGGCACCACGGTGGACCGGATCGCGGCCGACGCCGAGGTCGCCAGGGCGACCTTCTTCCGCTACTACGAGACCAAGGAGAGCGCCATCGCCGAGGGCATCACCTGCCCGTGGCTCACCATGGTCACCGACGCGATCGCCCGCCAGCCGTCGCACCTGCCCGCCAAGGCGGCGCTGGTCGCGGCGTTCGCCGAACTCGCCCACGAGTTCCCCGCCCACCGCGACGAGATCTGGGAGCTGGCGCGGCTCACCCGCTCGTCGCCGACGCTCAACGCCTGGACCATGCAGACCTACCACCGCTACGAGCACGCCATCGCGGGGTTGCTCGCGCCGCGCTTCCCCGACGGCGACCCGAGACCGCGGCTGCTCGCCGTGCTGGCCATGGGCGCCATCCGCATCTGCCTCAACGACTGGGTCAGCGAGGGCGGTTCGCTACCGCACCTGATCTCGCGCACGCTCGACGCGATCACCGTGGAATAG
- a CDS encoding pyridoxamine 5'-phosphate oxidase family protein has protein sequence MGENQRKQIVMSDAEIAAFLQEQRVATLATVGPSGQPHLVAMWYAVLDGVLWFETKAKSQKAVNLRRDGRATVMVETGHTYDALRGVAMEGRAEIVDDPDALWAVGVSVWERYNGPYSEEVKPMVEFMLTKRVAVRFDAERIRSWDHRKLGLPSLEVGGSTAAYL, from the coding sequence GTGGGCGAGAACCAGCGCAAGCAGATCGTCATGTCCGACGCCGAGATCGCCGCGTTCCTCCAGGAGCAGCGCGTGGCCACGCTCGCCACGGTCGGCCCGTCGGGCCAGCCGCACCTGGTGGCGATGTGGTACGCCGTGCTCGACGGCGTGCTCTGGTTCGAGACCAAGGCGAAGTCGCAGAAGGCGGTGAACCTGCGCCGCGACGGCCGGGCGACGGTGATGGTCGAGACCGGGCACACCTACGACGCGCTGCGGGGCGTGGCGATGGAGGGCCGGGCGGAGATCGTCGACGACCCGGACGCGCTGTGGGCGGTCGGGGTCAGCGTGTGGGAGCGGTACAACGGGCCCTACAGCGAGGAGGTGAAGCCGATGGTCGAGTTCATGCTCACCAAGCGCGTGGCCGTCCGGTTCGACGCCGAGCGGATCCGGTCGTGGGACCACCGCAAGCTCGGCCTGCCTTCACTGGAGGTCGGGGGCAGCACCGCCGCCTACCTCTGA